In Oryza sativa Japonica Group chromosome 2, ASM3414082v1, the following are encoded in one genomic region:
- the LOC136355214 gene encoding linoleate 9S-lipoxygenase 1-like, with product MDGGTVAALVKSCITIVWIASALHVAVNSGQYPYGGFSPNRPMAHHRQMPERGTEEYTELERRPDAAFIRTITGQLRTLLGISLIEILSKHSDDEVYLGQRDTPEWTLDTATEAFRRFGDRLVGIEARIAEMNRD from the exons ATGGATGGTGGCACAGTGGCGGCGCTGGTCAAGTCGTGCATCACCATCGTCTGGATCGCTTCGGCGCTGCACGTGGCCGTCAACTCCGGCCAGTACCCCTACGGCGGCTTCTCGCCGAACCGGCCGATGGCTCACCATCGGCAGATGCCGGAGCGCGGCACGGAGGAGTACACGGAGCTGGAGCGGCGCCCGGACGCGGCGTTCATCCGCACCATCACCGGCCAGCTGCGCACGCTCCTCGGCATCTCGCTGATCGAGATACTGTCCAAGCACTCCGACGACGAGGTGTACCTCGGCCAGCGCGACACGCCGGAGTGGACGTTGGACACAGCGACGGAGGCGTTCCGGCGGTTCGGCGACCGTCTCGTCGGGATCGAGGCGCGCATCGCGGAGATGAACCGG GATTAA
- the LOC4329091 gene encoding eukaryotic translation initiation factor 1A produces the protein MPKNKGKGGKNRKRGKNEADDEKRELVFKEDGQEYAQVARMLGNGRCEAQCIDGTKRLCHIRGKMHKKVWIAAGDIVLVGLRDYQDDKADVILKYMNDEARLLKAYGEIPDHVRLNEGVVDEDDAAAHDDYIQFEDEDIDKI, from the coding sequence ATGCCGAAGAACAAGGGGAAGGGAGGGAAGAACCGGAAGCGGGGGAAGAACGAGGCGGACGACGAGAAGCGGGAGCTGGTGTTCAAGGAGGACGGGCAGGAGTACGCGCAGGTGGCGCGGATGCTGGGCAACGGGCGGTGCGAGGCGCAGTGCATCGACGGGACGAAGCGGCTGTGCCACATCCGCGGGAAGATGCACAAGAAGGTGTGGATCGCGGCGGGGGACATCGTCCTCGTCGGCCTCCGCGACTACCAGGACGACAAGGCCGACGTCATCCTCAAGTACATGAACGACGAGGCCCGCCTCCTCAAGGCCTACGGCGAGATCCCCGACCACGTCCGCCTCAACGAGGGcgtcgtcgacgaggacgacgccgccgcccacgaCGACTACATCCAGTTCGAGGACGAGGACATCGACAAGATCTGA